A stretch of the Polyangiaceae bacterium genome encodes the following:
- a CDS encoding PIN domain-containing protein produces MILVDTGPLVALFEPKDEDHAITERTLAELKSPLVTTVAVLTEAFHLLDPASRGSDALREFIGARGLGIWFMDSVRLARAFELMQKYADRPMDLADASLVAAAETLRTTQVFTLDRNDFSTYRARIGRTWKRFDVLDPAARSSSRAR; encoded by the coding sequence GTGATCTTGGTCGACACGGGCCCGCTCGTGGCGCTCTTCGAGCCAAAGGACGAGGATCACGCGATCACGGAGCGCACGCTCGCAGAGCTGAAGAGCCCACTGGTCACGACCGTGGCCGTCTTGACGGAGGCCTTCCATCTGCTCGATCCCGCGAGCCGTGGGTCGGACGCCCTGCGGGAGTTCATCGGCGCGCGAGGGCTCGGTATTTGGTTCATGGACTCGGTCCGCCTCGCCCGTGCGTTCGAGCTGATGCAGAAGTACGCCGACCGACCGATGGACCTCGCGGACGCTTCGCTCGTGGCGGCCGCCGAAACGCTGCGGACAACCCAGGTATTCACTTTGGACCGCAACGACTTCAGCACCTATCGGGCCCGGATCGGGCGCACTTGGAAGCGCTTCGACGTGCTCGACCCCGCGGCGCGCTCGTCCTCGCGAGCGCGCTGA
- the ettA gene encoding energy-dependent translational throttle protein EttA gives MDFIFTMQGVTKVHPPDKKVLENITLAFLPGAKIGVIGANGSGKSSLLRIMAGVDKDIYGEAKPHPGIKVGYFAQEPELGDAKTVREAVDEGVKEVRGLLTEFEELSMKLGEPMSDDEMNKLLEKQGALQDRIDASDAWNIDQHVDVAMEALELPPADAEIKNLSGGEKRRVALCRVLLSAPDMLLLDEPTNHLDASSVAWLERFLKEFKGTVVAVTHDRYFLDDVAEWILEMDRGRGYPFKGNYSGWLEQKSARLAQEEKGESARQRKLKQELDWVRASPRARQAKSKARLAAYEELMNQSAKGSADPAEISIPPGPRLGEVVIEADHLSKGFGDKLLIDDLTFRLPRSGIVGVIGPNGAGKTTLFRMLVGQEKPEDGALRVGETVKIAYVDQSRESLGGGNNVWQEISKGEDKIELGKREVASRAYCSWFGFKGSDQQKLVGSLSGGERNRVHLAKLLREGGNLLLLDEPTNDLDVDTLRALEEALLEFPGCAVVISHDRWFLDRIATHILAFEGDSHVEWFEGNYQAYEEDRKRRLGVDADQPHRIKYKKLRA, from the coding sequence ATGGATTTCATCTTCACCATGCAGGGGGTCACCAAGGTCCACCCCCCCGACAAGAAGGTCCTCGAGAACATCACCTTGGCGTTCCTGCCCGGCGCCAAGATCGGCGTGATCGGCGCGAACGGCTCGGGCAAGAGCTCGCTGCTCCGGATCATGGCCGGCGTGGACAAGGACATCTACGGCGAGGCCAAGCCGCACCCCGGGATCAAGGTCGGCTACTTCGCTCAGGAACCGGAGCTCGGCGACGCCAAGACGGTGCGCGAGGCCGTGGACGAGGGCGTGAAGGAGGTCCGCGGGCTGCTCACGGAGTTCGAGGAGCTCAGCATGAAGCTCGGCGAGCCGATGAGCGACGACGAGATGAACAAGCTGCTCGAGAAGCAGGGCGCGCTCCAGGACCGCATCGACGCCAGCGACGCCTGGAACATCGACCAGCACGTGGACGTGGCGATGGAAGCGCTGGAGCTGCCGCCGGCAGACGCTGAGATCAAGAACCTCTCGGGTGGCGAGAAGCGCCGCGTCGCGCTCTGCCGCGTGCTGCTCTCCGCGCCGGACATGCTCCTGCTCGACGAGCCCACCAACCACCTGGACGCCTCCAGCGTGGCCTGGCTCGAGCGCTTCTTGAAGGAGTTCAAGGGCACCGTGGTCGCCGTGACCCACGACCGCTACTTCCTGGACGACGTCGCGGAGTGGATCCTGGAGATGGATCGCGGGCGCGGCTACCCGTTCAAGGGCAACTACTCCGGCTGGCTGGAGCAGAAGAGCGCGCGCTTGGCCCAGGAGGAGAAGGGCGAGAGCGCGCGCCAGCGCAAGCTGAAGCAGGAGCTCGACTGGGTGCGCGCGTCACCCCGCGCGCGTCAGGCCAAGAGCAAGGCGCGCCTGGCCGCCTACGAGGAGCTGATGAACCAGAGCGCCAAGGGCTCGGCCGATCCCGCCGAGATCAGCATTCCGCCGGGCCCCCGCCTAGGCGAGGTGGTGATCGAGGCCGACCACCTGTCGAAGGGCTTCGGCGACAAGCTCCTGATCGACGACCTCACCTTCCGGCTGCCGCGGAGCGGCATCGTCGGGGTCATCGGCCCGAACGGCGCTGGCAAAACCACTCTGTTCCGCATGCTGGTGGGCCAAGAGAAGCCGGAGGATGGCGCGCTCCGGGTCGGGGAGACCGTGAAGATCGCTTACGTCGATCAGAGCCGCGAGTCGCTGGGCGGGGGCAACAACGTGTGGCAGGAGATCAGCAAGGGCGAGGACAAGATCGAGCTCGGCAAGCGCGAGGTCGCGTCCCGCGCTTACTGCTCCTGGTTCGGCTTCAAGGGCAGCGATCAGCAGAAGCTGGTCGGCAGCCTCTCCGGCGGTGAGCGCAACCGCGTGCACCTGGCCAAGCTGCTGAGAGAGGGCGGCAACCTTCTCCTGCTCGACGAGCCCACCAACGACTTGGACGTGGACACGCTGCGCGCGCTCGAGGAAGCGCTGCTCGAGTTCCCGGGCTGCGCCGTGGTCATCAGCCACGATCGCTGGTTTCTCGACCGCATCGCCACGCACATCCTGGCCTTCGAGGGCGACAGCCACGTGGAGTGGTTCGAGGGCAACTACCAGGCCTACGAAGAGGACCGGAAGCGCCGGCTCGGCGTAGACGCCGACCAGCCCCACCGCATCAAGTACAAGAAGCTCAGGGCTTGA